Proteins encoded together in one Chryseobacterium taklimakanense window:
- a CDS encoding DUF4134 domain-containing protein, which yields MEKQRKKVLLAAVAMLSGIGAFAQGNGSAGINEATQMVTSYFDPATQLIYAIGAVVGLIGGVKVYNKFSSGDPDTSKTAASWFGACIFLIVAATILRSFFL from the coding sequence ATGGAAAAACAAAGAAAAAAAGTTTTGCTGGCAGCAGTGGCAATGCTGTCAGGAATTGGTGCGTTCGCACAGGGAAACGGCTCGGCAGGTATCAACGAGGCTACCCAAATGGTAACAAGTTATTTCGACCCCGCAACGCAATTAATCTACGCCATCGGTGCGGTAGTCGGGTTAATCGGGGGCGTTAAGGTGTACAACAAGTTCAGTTCCGGCGACCCTGATACGAGCAAGACCGCAGCTTCGTGGTTCGGTGCGTGTATCTTCCTGATTGTTGCCGCTACTATCCTGCGTTCATTCTTCCTTTAA
- a CDS encoding DUF4133 domain-containing protein yields MNYNINKGIGRTVEFKGLKAQYLFIFAGGLLGTLILVMILYMAGVNSYICLFLGAGGASLIIWQTFSLNRKYGEHGLMKIAANKRHPRYIICRKPVHRYLKFTPKQNAV; encoded by the coding sequence ATGAATTACAATATCAACAAAGGCATCGGCAGGACGGTGGAATTTAAAGGGCTGAAAGCACAATACCTGTTCATTTTCGCAGGTGGGCTGCTCGGTACGCTTATCCTCGTGATGATACTGTATATGGCAGGCGTAAACTCTTACATCTGCCTGTTCCTCGGAGCAGGCGGTGCTTCGCTCATTATATGGCAGACATTTTCGCTCAACAGGAAGTACGGCGAACACGGGCTGATGAAAATTGCAGCCAATAAAAGGCATCCCCGCTACATCATCTGCCGCAAGCCTGTACACCGCTATTTAAAATTCACGCCTAAACAGAATGCCGTATGA
- a CDS encoding TraG family conjugative transposon ATPase produces the protein MRNVAKTTTLENKFPLLAVENNCILSKDADITACFEVRLPELFTVASAEYEAIHSAWHKAIKTLPDFTVIHKQDWYIKESYAPDLAIEDQSFLSKSYQRHFNERPFLNHYCYLFLTKTTKERMRMQSNFSSLCKGTLIPKEIRNKETIHRFMEAVAQFERILNDSGFVTLKRLSEDEIIGTEDTQGLLEQYLTLSRGAGTPMQDIALGNEEVRIGNKRLSLHTLSDTDDLPGTVSADTRFEKLSTDRSDCRLSFAAPVGLLLSCNHIYNQYIFLDNSEDNLQKFEKSARNMHSLARYSRANQINKEWIEKYLNEAHSFGLSSIRAHFNIMAWSEDPAELKQLKNDCGSALALMECKPRHNTTDVATLYWAGMPGNAGDFPSEESFYTFIEPALCFFTEETNYHNSPSPFGIKMADRLTGKPIHLDISDLPMKRGIITNRNKFILGPSGSGKSFFTNHMVRQYYEQGAHVLLVDTGNSYQGLCELIKGKTKGEDGVYFTYTEDNPIAFNPFYTDDGVFDIEKRESIKTLILTLWKRDDEPPTRSEEVALSNAVSGYIERIKTEDVYPSFNGFYEYVKGDYRKVLEEKQVREKDFDIANFLNVLEPYYKGGEYDYLLNSNKQLDLLSKRFIVFEIDAIKDHKILFPIVTIIIMEVFINKMRRLKGIRKLILIEEAWKAIAKEGMAEYIKYLFKTVRKFFGEAIVVTQEVDDIIQSPIVKESIINNSDCKILLDQRKYMNKFDDIQAMLGLTDKEKGQVLSINMNNDASRLYKEVWIGLGGTHSAVYATEVSLEEYLAYTTEETEKMEVMQLAAELDGNVELAIKHIAMQRRDNSNQ, from the coding sequence ATGAGAAATGTAGCAAAGACCACCACACTGGAAAATAAATTTCCTTTGTTGGCAGTAGAGAACAACTGCATCTTATCCAAAGATGCGGACATTACCGCCTGCTTTGAAGTGCGTTTGCCGGAACTGTTTACGGTAGCATCTGCGGAGTATGAAGCGATACATTCCGCCTGGCACAAGGCTATCAAAACCCTGCCTGATTTTACGGTCATTCACAAACAGGATTGGTACATCAAGGAAAGCTATGCGCCCGATTTGGCAATCGAAGACCAGAGCTTTTTATCAAAGTCCTATCAACGCCATTTCAATGAGCGACCATTCCTGAACCACTATTGCTACCTGTTCCTGACGAAGACCACTAAGGAAAGAATGCGGATGCAAAGCAACTTCAGTTCGCTTTGCAAAGGTACGCTGATACCAAAGGAAATCAGGAACAAGGAAACGATACACCGCTTTATGGAGGCGGTTGCCCAGTTTGAGCGTATCCTGAACGATAGCGGTTTTGTAACCCTGAAACGACTTTCTGAAGATGAAATCATCGGCACGGAAGACACACAGGGATTATTGGAACAGTACCTCACGCTATCGAGGGGAGCCGGAACACCAATGCAAGACATCGCACTCGGAAACGAAGAAGTGCGCATCGGTAACAAAAGGTTAAGCCTGCATACCCTTTCAGATACGGACGACCTGCCTGGAACGGTATCGGCAGATACCCGTTTTGAAAAGCTATCCACCGACCGTAGCGATTGCCGTTTGTCATTCGCCGCACCTGTGGGTTTGCTGTTAAGCTGCAACCACATTTACAATCAGTACATTTTTTTGGATAACAGCGAAGACAACCTGCAAAAGTTTGAGAAGTCCGCAAGGAATATGCACTCACTGGCAAGGTACAGCCGTGCCAACCAAATCAACAAAGAGTGGATAGAAAAGTACCTGAACGAAGCCCATAGCTTCGGACTGTCTTCTATCCGTGCGCACTTCAACATTATGGCGTGGTCGGAAGACCCTGCGGAACTGAAACAGCTAAAGAATGATTGCGGTAGTGCGTTGGCACTGATGGAGTGTAAGCCTCGGCACAACACGACGGACGTAGCCACTTTGTATTGGGCAGGAATGCCCGGCAATGCGGGCGACTTCCCCAGTGAGGAAAGTTTTTACACGTTCATTGAGCCTGCATTGTGCTTCTTCACGGAAGAAACCAACTACCACAATTCGCCCTCGCCGTTCGGTATCAAGATGGCTGACAGGCTTACAGGAAAACCTATCCATTTGGATATTTCCGACCTGCCTATGAAGCGTGGTATCATCACGAACCGGAACAAGTTCATACTTGGTCCGTCGGGTTCAGGTAAGTCGTTCTTCACTAACCATATGGTACGGCAGTATTACGAACAGGGTGCACACGTATTGCTCGTAGATACGGGTAACTCTTATCAGGGATTGTGCGAACTCATCAAAGGAAAGACCAAAGGCGAAGACGGTGTTTACTTCACTTATACCGAAGATAACCCGATTGCCTTTAACCCTTTCTATACCGATGATGGCGTGTTCGACATTGAGAAGCGGGAAAGTATCAAAACCCTGATACTGACCTTGTGGAAACGTGATGATGAACCGCCAACCCGTTCTGAAGAAGTTGCCCTTTCCAATGCGGTAAGCGGTTATATCGAGCGTATCAAAACGGAAGATGTGTACCCATCATTCAATGGTTTCTATGAGTATGTGAAAGGCGATTACCGTAAGGTACTGGAAGAAAAGCAGGTCAGGGAAAAAGACTTTGACATTGCCAACTTCCTGAACGTACTTGAACCTTACTATAAGGGTGGCGAGTACGATTACCTGCTGAACTCCAACAAGCAGTTAGACCTGCTTTCCAAACGCTTTATCGTGTTTGAAATTGATGCGATTAAAGACCACAAAATCCTCTTTCCCATAGTTACGATTATCATTATGGAGGTGTTCATCAACAAGATGCGCCGACTGAAAGGTATTCGCAAGCTCATCCTGATTGAAGAAGCGTGGAAAGCTATTGCCAAAGAGGGAATGGCGGAATACATCAAGTACCTGTTCAAAACGGTTAGAAAGTTCTTCGGAGAAGCGATTGTCGTAACGCAGGAGGTCGATGATATTATCCAGTCGCCTATTGTGAAAGAAAGTATCATCAATAACTCCGACTGTAAAATCCTGCTTGACCAACGCAAGTATATGAACAAGTTCGACGATATACAGGCGATGCTCGGACTTACGGACAAAGAGAAAGGACAGGTACTTTCCATCAATATGAACAATGATGCAAGCCGACTTTACAAAGAGGTTTGGATTGGCTTAGGTGGTACGCACTCGGCAGTCTATGCCACCGAAGTTAGTTTGGAGGAATACCTCGCCTACACGACCGAAGAAACCGAAAAAATGGAAGTGATGCAGCTTGCTGCTGAACTGGACGGCAATGTAGAACTCGCCATTAAGCATATCGCAATGCAAAGGCGGGACAATTCAAATCAATAA
- a CDS encoding DUF4141 domain-containing protein, translating into MKKVLYLVCTALMLAVAPSAKAQWVVTDPANLASGIINSANEIIQTSSTVSNVIKNFNEVKKVYDQGKEYYDKLKAINNLVKDARKVQQTVLLVGDVSEMYVQNFGKMMNDPNFTPQELVAIGNGYSALLNESTELLKELKQIVTSSSLSLNDKERMDIIDRVYKEVKDYHSLVRYYTNKNISVSYLRAKKKNDAKRVLELYGTANQKYW; encoded by the coding sequence ATGAAAAAAGTATTGTATCTGGTGTGTACGGCACTGATGCTCGCCGTAGCACCGTCAGCAAAAGCCCAGTGGGTTGTAACCGACCCGGCTAATTTGGCTTCGGGCATTATCAACTCTGCGAACGAAATCATACAGACTTCTTCGACCGTAAGCAATGTGATAAAGAACTTCAACGAAGTGAAGAAAGTGTACGACCAGGGCAAGGAATATTACGATAAGCTGAAAGCTATCAACAACCTTGTGAAAGATGCCCGCAAGGTGCAACAAACGGTATTGTTGGTAGGCGATGTGTCCGAAATGTACGTGCAGAATTTTGGTAAAATGATGAACGACCCAAATTTCACACCGCAAGAATTGGTCGCTATCGGCAACGGTTATTCGGCACTCCTTAATGAAAGTACCGAACTGCTAAAAGAGTTGAAACAAATTGTAACCTCTTCAAGCCTTTCCCTAAACGATAAGGAGCGTATGGATATTATTGACCGTGTGTACAAAGAGGTAAAGGATTACCACAGCCTTGTACGCTACTACACCAACAAGAATATTTCTGTAAGCTACCTAAGAGCGAAAAAGAAAAACGATGCCAAAAGAGTGCTTGAACTCTACGGAACTGCTAACCAAAAATACTGGTAA
- the traJ gene encoding conjugative transposon protein TraJ, which yields MEWDNLHELLRSLYDDMMPLAGDMAAVAKGLAGLGALFYVALKVWQALSRAEPIDMFPLLRPFALGLCIMFFPTIVLGTINAVLSPVVVGTHQILEDQVLDLNKLQQQKDQLEYEAMVRNPETAYMVSDEEFDKKLDELGWSPSDIGTMAGMYMDRQAYKIEKAIKDWFRNLLEILFQAAALVIDTIRTFFLIVLSILGPIAFAISVWDGFQSTLTQWLTRYVSVYLWLPVSDLFSSMLARIQSLILERDIAMLADPTYIPDTSNTVYIIFMIIGIIGYFTIPTVTGWVVQAGGAGNFTRNVNSTAMKAGNIAGAGAGSTVGNIGGKLMNK from the coding sequence ATGGAATGGGATAATCTTCACGAACTCCTGCGGTCGCTTTATGATGATATGATGCCACTTGCAGGCGATATGGCGGCAGTCGCTAAGGGTTTGGCGGGATTGGGAGCGTTGTTCTATGTTGCGTTAAAGGTTTGGCAGGCTTTAAGCCGTGCCGAACCTATTGATATGTTCCCTTTGCTGCGCCCGTTCGCTTTAGGGCTTTGTATTATGTTCTTCCCGACCATTGTATTGGGAACCATCAATGCGGTACTAAGTCCGGTGGTGGTAGGAACCCATCAAATACTGGAAGACCAGGTGCTTGACCTGAACAAGCTGCAACAGCAGAAAGACCAGTTGGAATATGAGGCAATGGTCAGGAACCCCGAAACCGCCTATATGGTATCAGACGAAGAGTTTGATAAGAAACTGGACGAACTGGGTTGGTCGCCCTCCGACATTGGAACAATGGCGGGTATGTATATGGACAGGCAAGCCTACAAGATAGAGAAAGCCATAAAGGATTGGTTTCGCAATCTACTGGAAATACTCTTTCAGGCGGCGGCTTTGGTCATTGATACCATACGAACGTTTTTCCTAATAGTCCTCTCCATACTCGGACCAATAGCCTTTGCTATTTCGGTATGGGACGGCTTTCAGTCCACGCTCACACAATGGCTCACAAGGTACGTCAGTGTTTACCTGTGGCTTCCTGTTTCGGATTTGTTCAGCTCAATGTTGGCAAGAATACAATCCCTCATTTTAGAACGGGATATAGCAATGCTTGCCGACCCCACCTACATCCCTGATACGAGCAATACCGTGTACATCATCTTTATGATTATCGGCATCATCGGGTACTTCACAATCCCGACAGTAACAGGTTGGGTAGTCCAAGCCGGAGGCGCAGGAAACTTTACCCGCAATGTAAACTCCACAGCAATGAAAGCCGGAAACATCGCCGGAGCAGGCGCAGGTTCAACAGTTGGAAACATCGGCGGTAAACTGATGAATAAATAA
- the traK gene encoding conjugative transposon protein TraK: MEFKTLRNIENSFRQIRLYAIVFAVLCISVVGYAVWRSYRFAEEQRQKIYVLDNGKSLMLALSQDASINRPVEAREHVRRFHELFFTLAPDKNAIESNMSRAFNLADKSAFDYYKDLSEKGYYSRIISGNVQQRIEVDSVVCNFDNYPYAVRTYAKQFIIRSSNVTRRNLITSCYLVNSVRSDNNPQGFNIEKFAVVENKDIEVIER, from the coding sequence ATGGAATTTAAAACGCTAAGAAATATCGAAAACAGCTTTAGGCAGATAAGATTATATGCCATTGTGTTTGCGGTTCTCTGCATTAGCGTGGTAGGTTACGCCGTATGGCGTTCCTACCGCTTTGCAGAAGAACAACGCCAAAAAATCTATGTACTGGATAACGGAAAATCCCTGATGCTTGCCTTATCGCAAGATGCGAGCATCAACCGCCCGGTTGAAGCAAGGGAACACGTTAGAAGATTTCACGAACTGTTCTTTACGCTTGCTCCCGACAAGAACGCTATTGAAAGCAATATGAGCAGGGCATTTAACCTTGCCGATAAAAGTGCTTTCGACTACTACAAAGACTTGTCGGAAAAGGGGTATTACAGCCGTATCATTTCGGGTAACGTGCAGCAACGCATAGAAGTAGATAGTGTCGTTTGCAACTTCGACAACTACCCGTATGCAGTGCGCACCTATGCCAAACAATTTATTATCCGGTCAAGCAATGTAACCAGGCGTAACCTGATTACTTCCTGCTATCTCGTCAACTCCGTTCGTTCCGACAACAATCCGCAGGGCTTCAATATTGAAAAATTTGCAGTCGTGGAAAATAAGGATATAGAGGTTATCGAACGCTAA
- a CDS encoding nitrogen regulatory IIA protein: MKKLRANMDRYFDKLDDRWRALPLRKQHRYTLYFFVGYLLLTVAVIGKVMYDTSKSGNGMVIDHIENPVLKSKNPARLQDSVSTILKNQIYERK, translated from the coding sequence ATGAAAAAATTAAGAGCAAATATGGACAGGTACTTTGACAAGCTGGACGACCGTTGGCGGGCGTTGCCCTTGCGCAAACAGCACCGATATACGCTGTACTTCTTTGTGGGTTATCTGCTGCTTACCGTAGCGGTCATTGGCAAAGTGATGTATGATACCTCAAAGTCCGGTAACGGTATGGTCATAGACCATATCGAGAACCCTGTCCTAAAAAGTAAAAACCCTGCAAGGTTGCAGGATAGTGTATCAACAATTTTAAAAAATCAGATTTATGAAAGAAAATGA
- the traM gene encoding conjugative transposon protein TraM has product MKENEKRVSFLVEGEDPNAASNLPDNKKSNKDRLKKPIIFLLMGVVFLGCMYLIFKPSKDKKAVENIGLNDAVPQATGAGMPDDKSKAYEQEMLERKEQEKRNALTTLSDYWNTEESASADNEESLPEEDESNGLGGGRNSGRNGNSGLNSYRNAQSTLSSFYNNDNAETMELRKQVDELKAKLSEKDVPPVATVDDQLKLMEKSYEMAAKYLPQNANTGNAAPANGATNGAAGTNQKEQFVSFTPTRKNIVSALYREPSDSAFAADWSQTKNRGFYTAGSIEQAVQPKNSIKACVHEAQTVVGETGVRLRLLEPAKTPQRTIPKGTIVTANAKFQNGRLQLKVTSVELEGNIIPVDITIYDLDGQQGLYVPYSPEMNALTEMAGNMSQTGGTSVMLTQNAGQQVAADLSRGVVQGISGYFAKKVRTPKVTLKAGYQVFLVSKK; this is encoded by the coding sequence ATGAAAGAAAATGAAAAAAGGGTCAGCTTTCTCGTTGAGGGAGAAGACCCAAACGCAGCATCAAATCTGCCGGATAATAAAAAGAGCAATAAGGATAGGCTCAAAAAGCCAATTATCTTCCTTTTGATGGGCGTGGTATTTCTCGGCTGTATGTACCTCATATTTAAACCGTCGAAAGATAAAAAGGCGGTCGAAAATATTGGGCTGAACGATGCCGTGCCACAGGCTACCGGAGCAGGAATGCCCGACGACAAAAGCAAGGCGTATGAGCAGGAAATGCTCGAACGCAAAGAGCAGGAAAAGCGCAATGCACTGACCACGCTTTCTGACTATTGGAATACGGAGGAAAGTGCATCTGCTGACAATGAAGAAAGTTTACCTGAAGAAGACGAAAGCAACGGCTTGGGAGGTGGCAGAAATTCGGGAAGAAACGGTAATTCCGGATTGAACAGCTACCGCAATGCGCAAAGCACATTGAGTTCATTTTATAATAATGACAATGCAGAAACAATGGAACTCCGTAAGCAGGTGGACGAACTGAAAGCAAAGTTGTCGGAAAAAGATGTGCCACCTGTGGCCACCGTTGACGACCAACTCAAATTAATGGAGAAATCCTATGAAATGGCTGCAAAGTATCTTCCGCAAAATGCCAATACCGGAAACGCTGCTCCTGCCAATGGTGCAACTAATGGGGCTGCGGGTACAAACCAAAAAGAGCAATTTGTATCGTTCACACCAACAAGAAAGAACATTGTATCAGCCTTGTACCGTGAACCGTCGGACAGTGCATTTGCAGCCGATTGGAGTCAAACAAAAAACCGTGGGTTCTATACCGCAGGTTCTATTGAACAGGCGGTACAGCCTAAAAACAGTATCAAAGCCTGTGTACACGAAGCCCAAACGGTAGTGGGCGAAACGGGTGTACGTTTACGCTTGTTGGAGCCTGCCAAAACCCCACAACGTACCATCCCCAAAGGAACGATTGTAACAGCTAATGCCAAATTTCAGAATGGCAGGCTGCAATTAAAAGTTACCTCCGTGGAACTGGAGGGCAACATCATCCCGGTAGATATAACCATTTACGATTTGGACGGACAACAAGGCTTGTACGTTCCGTATTCGCCGGAAATGAACGCCCTTACCGAAATGGCGGGCAATATGAGCCAAACCGGAGGAACAAGCGTAATGCTCACGCAGAATGCCGGACAACAGGTAGCGGCTGATTTAAGCCGTGGCGTGGTACAGGGTATTTCGGGCTATTTCGCCAAGAAAGTAAGAACACCAAAGGTTACGCTGAAAGCAGGCTATCAGGTCTTCCTTGTATCTAAAAAATAA
- the traN gene encoding conjugative transposon protein TraN: MKNYLKTFWAIALILGFAVTTYAQDSATAKTPLALGKIEPYRMEVTYDKTSHLIFPTAIRYVDLGSEYLIAGKAEDAENVLRVKASVRDFEPETNFSVITNDGRFYSFNVYYSSYPEALSYDLLTMQKAVDKANGNDVLFEELGNNSPSLAGLLLETIYKKDRRIVKHIGAKSFGIQFILKGIYIHNGKYYFHTELRNRTNVPFEIDFINFKVVDKKVAKRTVVQERPLTPLRTYKPLDGIAGKSTEQNVFLLDQFTIADDKVLLIEIFEKNGGRHQTLQVENSDLIKARLIDDMHLKF, from the coding sequence ATGAAAAATTATTTAAAAACCTTTTGGGCTATTGCCCTGATACTCGGCTTTGCCGTTACAACTTATGCACAGGACAGTGCAACTGCAAAAACACCGCTTGCATTGGGCAAAATAGAACCGTACCGTATGGAAGTTACCTACGATAAAACGTCGCACCTGATTTTCCCGACCGCCATTCGTTATGTGGATTTGGGCAGCGAATACCTGATTGCAGGGAAAGCTGAAGATGCGGAAAACGTGTTACGTGTAAAAGCATCAGTAAGGGACTTTGAGCCGGAAACGAATTTTTCAGTTATCACAAATGACGGGCGTTTTTACAGCTTCAACGTGTATTACAGTTCCTACCCGGAGGCATTGAGCTACGACCTGCTCACAATGCAAAAAGCGGTGGATAAAGCCAATGGTAACGATGTGCTTTTTGAGGAACTGGGCAACAATTCGCCATCACTGGCAGGCTTGTTACTGGAAACAATTTACAAGAAAGACAGGCGCATTGTAAAACATATCGGGGCTAAGAGTTTCGGCATTCAGTTTATCCTGAAAGGCATTTACATACACAACGGCAAATACTATTTCCATACTGAATTGAGAAACCGTACAAACGTTCCTTTCGAGATTGATTTTATCAATTTCAAAGTAGTGGATAAAAAGGTAGCCAAACGCACCGTAGTCCAGGAACGCCCTTTAACGCCTTTGAGAACTTACAAGCCATTGGACGGTATTGCCGGAAAATCGACCGAACAAAACGTGTTCCTGTTAGACCAGTTTACCATTGCCGATGACAAGGTACTGCTGATTGAGATTTTCGAGAAGAACGGCGGCAGACATCAAACATTGCAGGTCGAAAATTCCGATTTAATCAAAGCCCGTTTGATTGACGATATGCACCTGAAATTTTAA
- a CDS encoding conjugal transfer protein TraO — protein sequence MKKYIYTVVLVLIGITAAQAQRMLPKQKGLEISAGVMSNDKIGNDYYISAAMTVNGKNGNYQLWALEYTHQYHEYKDLRIPQETYSAEGGYSFFLLGDARKNITLNFAVTGVVGYESINRGEAMLYDGAKILSEDNFIYGAGGRLTFETYLSDRFVLVLQGRTKVLWGTDLEQFRPSAGVGLRFNF from the coding sequence ATGAAAAAGTATATCTATACCGTGGTGCTTGTCTTGATAGGCATCACGGCTGCACAGGCGCAAAGGATGCTGCCGAAGCAGAAAGGATTGGAAATAAGTGCAGGCGTAATGTCCAATGATAAGATTGGCAATGATTACTACATCAGCGCAGCAATGACGGTAAACGGTAAGAACGGTAATTATCAGCTTTGGGCGTTAGAATATACCCACCAGTACCACGAGTATAAAGACCTCCGCATCCCGCAGGAAACCTATTCCGCAGAGGGTGGTTACAGCTTCTTCCTGTTGGGCGATGCCCGTAAGAACATCACGCTGAATTTTGCCGTAACGGGCGTAGTCGGCTACGAAAGCATCAACCGGGGCGAAGCGATGCTGTATGACGGAGCGAAGATACTGAGCGAAGATAATTTTATATACGGAGCAGGCGGTCGCCTCACTTTTGAAACGTACTTGTCCGACCGTTTCGTTTTAGTCTTACAAGGGCGTACAAAAGTTTTGTGGGGGACGGATCTGGAACAGTTCCGTCCATCCGCAGGTGTGGGATTAAGGTTTAACTTTTAA
- a CDS encoding DUF3872 domain-containing protein: MIAIFNKFRTGLLPLYVFLTILTASVTLVSCSKDDELEIQHNFPFEVNVMPVPKDVANGQTVEIRITIQRTGNYSNTQYFLRYFQFDGQGTLQYYNEPPYQPNDLYQLPSEQFRLYYTSTSAVSQSFDVWISDNFGNEKQITFQFNSSD, encoded by the coding sequence ATGATAGCAATATTCAATAAATTCAGAACAGGGCTACTGCCATTATATGTATTCCTGACAATCCTTACAGCTTCGGTTACGTTGGTATCTTGCAGCAAAGATGATGAACTCGAAATACAGCACAATTTTCCTTTCGAGGTGAATGTTATGCCAGTGCCTAAAGATGTTGCCAACGGGCAGACCGTAGAAATACGCATTACCATACAGCGCACAGGCAATTACAGCAATACACAGTATTTCCTCCGTTACTTTCAATTTGACGGGCAGGGAACATTGCAATACTACAACGAACCGCCGTATCAGCCCAATGACCTGTACCAGTTACCATCGGAGCAGTTCAGGCTGTACTACACTTCAACGTCTGCCGTATCACAGTCCTTTGATGTTTGGATTTCGGACAACTTCGGCAATGAAAAGCAGATAACTTTTCAGTTCAATAGCAGCGACTAA
- a CDS encoding molybdenum ABC transporter permease, whose product MVASLVIGIIFLVAGLGLRYWINRRKFYRRSPMGAEGFSSYESSVFIKLIERVGKWIAYALIIFGLLSLWVYSREKKEKQQPEVKTEQPVQRR is encoded by the coding sequence ATGGTTGCATCATTAGTTATAGGTATCATATTTTTGGTTGCAGGCTTGGGACTTCGTTACTGGATTAACCGTAGAAAGTTTTACAGGCGCAGCCCTATGGGAGCAGAGGGCTTCTCATCTTATGAAAGTTCGGTTTTCATTAAATTGATTGAAAGGGTGGGCAAATGGATAGCTTACGCCCTGATTATATTCGGGCTATTATCGTTGTGGGTGTACTCCCGTGAGAAAAAGGAAAAACAGCAACCTGAAGTAAAAACCGAACAACCTGTCCAACGCAGATAA
- a CDS encoding helix-turn-helix domain-containing protein yields the protein MEVIAIQKSALDRMKNELKALLELTENATQKYTPIFKEEQWLDNQEVCLMMNITKRTLQTYKDKGLLPYSRLNRKTYYKRSDVQALLEAGQPYNTVENGFIHE from the coding sequence ATGGAAGTAATCGCAATACAAAAATCCGCACTGGACAGAATGAAAAATGAGCTGAAAGCACTTTTGGAACTGACCGAAAATGCCACGCAGAAATACACACCCATTTTTAAAGAAGAGCAATGGCTCGATAACCAGGAAGTGTGCCTGATGATGAACATTACCAAGCGGACTTTGCAGACGTATAAGGACAAAGGGTTATTGCCTTATTCCCGACTGAACCGTAAGACTTATTATAAACGCTCGGATGTGCAGGCTTTGCTCGAAGCCGGACAACCGTACAATACTGTCGAAAATGGATTTATTCACGAATGA
- a CDS encoding helix-turn-helix domain-containing protein — protein sequence MITQLRTRIESILKNYRPVMNGEIYLSGEDMCKLLHISKRTLQQYRDDNILPYIQIGGKIIYKESDILTILEQNYNSHKIH from the coding sequence ATGATAACACAGCTAAGAACCCGTATCGAAAGCATATTGAAAAACTACCGTCCTGTAATGAACGGGGAAATTTACCTTTCGGGCGAAGATATGTGCAAGCTGCTTCATATCAGCAAACGCACTTTACAGCAGTACCGTGATGATAATATCCTGCCGTATATACAGATTGGCGGCAAGATTATTTACAAGGAAAGCGATATTCTGACTATACTGGAGCAGAATTACAACTCCCATAAAATACATTGA
- a CDS encoding response regulator produces MSKEPTIKIAFIDDHDLLRKGICDFLIGYGFEVLFEAENGKSAIDKIALCEYVPDLCIVDVNMPVMNGFETTKKLLEIYPQLKILAFSVNDDEKDVIKMLECGANGYVLKGADPDELKKAVETLFNGGQYFSAGIVEIAQDYYKN; encoded by the coding sequence ATGAGCAAAGAACCAACAATTAAGATAGCATTTATAGATGACCACGACCTGCTAAGAAAAGGTATTTGTGATTTTCTGATAGGCTACGGTTTTGAAGTATTATTTGAAGCGGAGAACGGAAAATCTGCTATCGACAAAATTGCGCTCTGTGAGTATGTTCCTGACCTCTGCATCGTCGATGTAAATATGCCTGTTATGAATGGTTTTGAAACCACAAAAAAATTATTGGAAATATACCCTCAATTAAAAATATTGGCATTCAGTGTTAATGATGATGAAAAGGACGTTATAAAAATGCTTGAATGTGGTGCTAATGGTTACGTTCTAAAAGGAGCCGACCCTGACGAATTAAAAAAGGCTGTTGAAACTCTTTTTAATGGGGGGCAATACTTTAGTGCGGGTATTGTGGAAATTGCACAGGACTATTACAAAAATTAA